Proteins from a single region of Papaver somniferum cultivar HN1 unplaced genomic scaffold, ASM357369v1 unplaced-scaffold_11, whole genome shotgun sequence:
- the LOC113328521 gene encoding uncharacterized protein LOC113328521, whose protein sequence is MMQCTQLDISQICGYNNVGWTFQQSVGSSGGMIILWDKKFMEVNDALTGEYILSVSCTNKSDNFNWMLTSVYGPNNIVERISFWEELDTTCRLWNLPWCIGGDFNTVKKCDEKKNCTKISRSMTQFNDFIEHHNLVDLPLKGARFTWSNGQSNPVMCRLDRFLITPCFETHFPLISQLARARPTSDHIPILLDISDPSWGPCPFRFEAMWLLESDFLTLLKDWWLSFSFTGSPSTVLWLKLKALKEKLRVWNKEVFKHTHTRLNDILTEIQE, encoded by the coding sequence ATGATGCAATGCACTCAGCTAGATATCAGTCAAATTTGTGGATACAACAATGTTGGATGGACTTTTCAACAGTCTGTTGGTAGTTCAGGAGGTATGATTATCCTGTGGGACAAAAAATTTATGGAGGTCAATGATGCACTTACTGGGGAATATATTTTATCAGTCTCATGCACAAATAAGTCAGACAATTTCAATTGGATGCTTACCAGTGTGTATGGACCCAACAATATTGTGGAGAGAATTAGCTTCTGGGAAGAATTGGATACTACATGTAGACTATGGAATTTACCATGGTGCATAGGTGGAGATTTTAACACAGTTAAAAAGTGTGATGAAAAGAAGAATTGCACCAAGATCTCCAGAAGCATGACACAATTCAATGACTTCATTGAGCATCATAATCTGGTGGATCTTCCTTTGAAAGGTGCACGCTTTACATGGTCAAATGGACAATCCAATCCAGTTATGTGTAGGCTTGACAGATTTCTTATAACCCCATGCTTTGAAACCCATTTCCCCCTCATCTCCCAACTAGCCAGAGCTCGACCTACTTCAGACCATATCCCAATCCTTCTAGACATTTCAGATCCCAGTTGGGGACCTTGTCCTTTTAGGTTCGAGGCAATGTGGTTATTAGAGAGTGATTTTCTAACCCTTTTGAAAGATTGGTGGTTGTCTTTTTCCTTTACAGGTTCTCCAAGTACGGTGTTATGGCTAAAGCTAAAGGCCCTAAAAGAAAAACTACGTGTTTGGAACAAGGAGGTTTTCAAACATACACACACTAGGCTCAATGACATTTTGACTGAAATCCAGGAATAG
- the LOC113328522 gene encoding uncharacterized protein LOC113328522: MNQSLLAKWCWRFGQEKTRLWYKIVVDKHGDNFSYWIPSKVKHSHGVSCWKTIANTTHLVNTHSYLTIHSGRATSFWHDIWKGDASLASLFHSMYNLTNNKNVKVADMVTVDGNWSFNFKRNLTNSETDRFADLLSVIGSTPPVLDNLPDTRR; the protein is encoded by the coding sequence ATGAACCAGAGTTTGTTGGCGAAATGGTGTTGGAGATTCGGCCAAGAAAAAACAAGACTGTGGTACAAAATTGTGGTAGATAAACATGGGGATAACTTCTCCTATTGGATCCCAAGTAAGGTGAAGCATTCTCATGGTGTATCATGCTGGAAAACAATAGCTAATACAACTCATTTGGTCAACACTCATTCCTACTTGACTATTCATTCAGGAAGAGCAACTTCGTTTTGGCATGACATATGGAAAGGAGATGCCTCTCTTGCCTCCTTATTCCATTCTATGTACAACTTAACCAATAATAAGAACGTGAAGGTTGCAGATATGGTCACAGTAGATGGAAACTGGAGTTTTAATTTCAAACGTAATCTTACAAATTCTGAAACAGATAGGTTTGCTGATCTGTTGTCTGTTATTGGAAGCACTCCACCAGTTCTAGACAACCTTCCTGATACTAGGCGTTAG
- the LOC113328523 gene encoding anti-H(O) lectin 1-like, with translation MGFHCNSSRISHLHFSILFFQIITILLILPKPTNSISFNFPNFAKNDPRINFQGDSIRNGSFIEVTRNNASLYTDRGGSVGRAVYSEAIQLWDATTGRMTDFETHFSFIIDAHNATRAGDGMAFFLAPFGSVLPPDSGGGALGLLTGNVSENNLETSQIVAVEFDSYKNPFDPSSDHVGINVNSVVSVANVSLADGTIRDGRKANAWVTYNSTTENLSVFLTYAEKPVFNGSSTLNYVVDLSKVLPNQITVGFSAATGVFFEDHKVLSWRFNSTLELIEVKKDNKTGEGNNYQSIAPTIAPTIAPTSAQGKGNKTDEGNTDQNIPPTSTQGTGNKPDEGNTDQNVPPTSTQGTGNTTGSAVGLGVGLGVLGFGLGFALFI, from the coding sequence ATGGGTTTCCATTGCAACTCATCAAGaatttctcatcttcatttttcaatattattctttcaaatcatCACAATACTGTTAATTCTTCCTAAACCTACAAATTCGATCTCCTTTAACTTCCCAAATTTCGCAAAGAATGATCCACGAATAAATTTCCAAGGAGATTCAATCAGGAACGGTAGCTTCATTGAAGTCACCAGGAACAACGCTAGTCTTTATACTGATCGTGGTGGTAGTGTAGGTCGTGCCGTTTACTCAGAAGCTATACAGCTTTGGGATGCAACCACTGGAAGGATGACAGATTTTGAGACACACTTCTCATTCATCATTGATGCACATAATGCGACTAGGGCTGGTGATGGTATGGCTTTTTTTCTTGCACCTTTTGGGTCTGTACTTCCTCCAGATTCTGGCGGGGGAGCTCTTGGCTTATTGACTGGGAACGTATCTGAAAACAATTTGGAGACAAGTCAAATTGTTGCGGTTGAGTTCGACAGTTATAAAAACCCATTTGATCCAAGTTCAGATCATGTCGGTATCAATGTTAACTCGGTTGTATCCGTGGCTAATGTGTCATTGGCAGATGGTACTATAAGGGATGGAAGAAAAGCTAATGCGTGGGTAACTTATAATTCTACTACGGAAAATTTGAGCGTTTTTCTAACTTATGCTGAAAAACCTGTTTTCAATGGGAGTTCTACTTTAAATTATGTTGTTGATTTAAGCAAAGTTCTACCAAACCAGATTACTGTTGGATTTTCAGCTGCCACCGGGGTTTTTTTTGAAGATCATAAAGTCCTTTCCTGGAGATTCAATTCCACTTTAGAATTAATCGAggtaaaaaaagataataaaactgGTGAAGGAAATAATTATCAAAGCATAGCACCAACAATAGCACCAACAATAGCACCAACAAGTGCACAAGGGaaaggtaataaaactgatgaagGAAATACTGATCAAAACATACCACCAACAAGTACACAAGGGACAGGTAATAAACCTGATGAAGGAAATACTGATCAAAACGTACCACCAACAAGTACACAAGGGACAGGTAATACAACCGGCTCTGCGGTTGGTCTTGGTGTTGGCCTGGGTGTTTTAGGTTTTGGCCTTGGTTTTGCTTTGTTTATCTAG
- the LOC113328524 gene encoding bark agglutinin I polypeptide A-like, producing the protein MGFHCNSSTISHLHFSILFFQIITILLILPKPKNSISSNFPNFAKNDPRINFQGDSIRNGSFIEVTRNNASLYTNPGGSVGRAIYSEAIQLWDATTGRMTDFDTHFSFIIDAHNATAAGDGMAFFLAPFGSVLPPDSGGGALGLLTRNVSENNLETSQIVAVEFDSYKNPFDPSSYW; encoded by the coding sequence ATGGGTTTCCATTGCAACTCATCAACaatttctcatcttcatttttcaatattattctttcaaatcatCACGATACTGTTAATTCTTCCTAAACCTAAAAATTCGATCTCCTCTAACTTCCCAAATTTCGCAAAGAATGATCCACGAATAAATTTCCAAGGAGATTCAATCAGGAACGGTAGCTTCATTGAAGTCACCAGGAACAACGCTAGTCTTTACACTAATCCTGGTGGTAGTGTAGGTCGTGCCATTTACTCAGAAGCTATACAGCTTTGGGATGCAACCACTGGAAGGATGACAGATTTTGATACACACTTCTCATTCATCATTGATGCACATAATGCGACTGCTGCTGGTGATGGTATGGCTTTTTTTCTTGCACCTTTTGGGTCTGTACTTCCTCCAGATTCTGGCGGGGGAGCTCTTGGCTTATTGACTCGAAACGTATCTGAAAACAATTTGGAGACAAGTCAAATTGTTGCGGTTGAGTTCGACAGTTATAAAAACCCATTTGACCCAAGTTCATATTGGTAG